From the genome of Eucalyptus grandis isolate ANBG69807.140 chromosome 2, ASM1654582v1, whole genome shotgun sequence, one region includes:
- the LOC104435330 gene encoding uncharacterized protein LOC104435330, with the protein MTRGISGRPERAGALWRACLASALRTALACAVVACATLYGPAPLRRAVSLPAFSYVTVILVVTDASLGDTLRGCWLALYATAQSIGPAILSLWLIGPARLSAGTTALAVALASFVVALPGATHGTARRIALGQVVLVYVIGYIEKERIEAVMHPLHVAASTAVGALACPLALSLPFPRTACHEIKENCKAYAENASNRLKLFAEAFLAQDEESALALISRAKCLSRAGNILLRNIKRHQESALWERVPFTSSKPYHMSPRDRLQESLETQLRGMETALTSITSFPVTLPGDDGPLKNCKLALDEHIALIMRQSKSWLSPGDSTSTVPESVSKNIIGFFDSIRKVPASPEHLPSIFFLFCMKLLHGKTTPLTSPQDDPLRKDEQSTGKEGGLSHCFGRVRNEWGFKMSPKRLVPALKCSLSLGLAVLFGLMYSKEDGYWAGLPLAVSYSSAREATFKVANVKAQGTVLGSVYGVIGCFLFQRFLPVRVLSLVPWFVFCSFLRKSKMYGQAGGISAVIGALLILGRKNFGPPSEFAIARIVETFIGFSCLVAVELLMQPTRASSLAKRQLTDCFMALRECIATVTTLGGLDNTKMSNLEEKQKRVKMSVLELGKFIEEADVEPNFWFVPFHSACYSRLLGSLSKMADLLYFCGLARKFLEQELSALEAAAASSEEALDKLHSDLELYRDLASSSLKCFEEINSIKSVSLLEKQLQETSVSCDLELGKATKSNLLRPRFDEGDVEKMVGSYLQHSREVLHKISSGGDGVEAENAIKSEMVLSLGALGFCMSSLLREVREIEKAMKELVQWHNPTSQIANLHDFSCKIHALRG; encoded by the exons ATGACGCGGGGGATCTCGGGTCGGCCGGAGCGAGCGGGAGCCCTGTGGCGCGCGTGCCTCGCGTCCGCCCTCCGGACCGCGCTCGCCTGCGCCGTCGTGGCGTGCGCCACCCTGTACGGGCCGGCCCCGCTGCGGCGCGCCGTGTCGCTCCCGGCCTTCTCCTACGTGACGGTCATCCTGGTCGTCACCGACGCCTCCCTGGGCGACACGCTGCGCGGGTGCTGGCTGGCGCTGTACGCCACCGCCCAGAGCATCGGGCCCGCGATACTGAGCCTCTGGCTGATCGGCCCCGCGAGGCTGTCGGCCGGGACGACGGCGCTCGCGGTGGCGCTGGCGTCTTTCGTGGTGGCGCTGCCGGGGGCCACGCACGGGACGGCGAGGCGGATAGCGCTGGGGCAGGTGGTGCTGGTGTACGTGATCGGTTACATCGAGAAGGAGCGGATCGAGGCGGTCATGCACCCGCTCCACGTGGCTGCCAGCACGGCCGTCGGGGCCCTCGCTTGCCCGCTGGCCCTGTCGCTCCCCTTCCCGAGGACGGCCTGTCATGAG ATAAAAGAGAACTGCAAGGCCTACGCCGAGAATGCCTCGAACAGGTTGAAGCTCTTTGCCGAGGCGTTCCTCGCCCAGGACGAAGAATCCGCCCTCGCCCTTATCTCTCGAGCCAAATGCTTGTCCCGTGCTGGGAACATACTTCTTCGGAATATCAAACGCCATCAG GAAAGTGCGCTTTGGGAGAGAGTTCCGTTCACGTCCTCGAAACCATACCACATGAGCCCAAGAGACAGATTGCAGGAAAGTTTAGAAACACAATTGCGTGGGATGGAGACGGCATTAACGAGCATCACTTCGTTCCCAGTCACATTGCCCGGTGATGATGGACCGCTCAAAAATTGTAAACTCGCTTTAGACGAACACATTGCTCTGATCATGAGGCAATCTAAGAGCTGGCTTTCCCCGGGTGATTCTACTTCAACCGTCCCTGAATCAGTTTCCAAAAACATAATTGGCTTCTTCGACTCTATTCGCAAAGTACCGGCCTCGCCCGAGCACTTgccctccatcttcttcctcttctgcatGAAACTCCTCCACGGCAAGACCACACCATTGACATCACCCCAAGATGATCCTCTTAGAAAAGACGAACAGTCAACAGGTAAAGAAGGCGGGCTTTCTCACTGTTTCGGAAGAGTCCGGAACGAGTGGGGCTTCAAAATGAGCCCCAAAAGGCTCGTCCCCGCGCTCAAGTGCTCGCTCTCGCTGGGCCTAGCGGTGCTGTTTGGGCTTATGTACAGCAAGGAGGACGGTTATTGGGCCGGGCTTCCGTTAGCCGTCAGCTATTCCTCAGCCAGAGAGGCTACTTTCAAGGTGGCCAACGTCAAGGCGCAGGGCACGGTGCTGGGATCCGTTTATGGAGTCATAGGTTGCTTTCTTTTTCAGAGGTTCTTGCCCGTGAGAGTCCTTTCTCTCGTCCCTTGGTTCGTCTTCTGTAGCTTTCTTAGGAAGAGCAAGATGTACGGCCAAGCAGGCGGCATCTCGGCTGTGATCGGAGCCCTGTTGATACTGGGTAGGAAGAACTTCGGCCCGCCGAGCGAATTCGCCATCGCAAGAATAGTCGAGACCTTCATTGGGTTTTCTTGTTTGGTAGCGGTGGAACTTCTGATGCAGCCCACGAGAGCTTCTTCTCTGGCTAAGCGTCAGCTCACCGATTGTTTCATGGCATTACGTGAGTGCATTGCCACGGTCACGACACTGGGTGGACTCGACAACACCAAGATGTCTAATCTTGAAGAGAAACAAAAGAGGGTCAAGATGAGTGTGCTTGAGCTCGGTAAGTTCATCGAGGAAGCCGATGTAGAGCCGAATTTCTGGTTCGTGCCCTTTCACAGTGCTTGCTACAGTAGGCTCTTGGGGTCTTTGTCGAAGATGGCGGACCTCTTGTATTTCTGTGGCCTTGCGCGGAAGTTCCTCGAACAAGAATTGTCAGCACTCGAGGCCGCGGCTGCTTCTTCAGAAGAGGCCCTGGATAAGCTTCACAGCGACCTTGAACTTTACAGGGATCTCGCGAGCTCTTCGCTGAAATGCTTCGAGGAGATCAACTCAATCAAATCAGTCTCGCTTCTCGAGAAGCAGCTTCAAGAGACCAGCGTTTCTTGTGATCTCGAGTTGGGGAAAGCAACAAAATCCAACCTGCTAAGGCCTCGTTTTGATGAAGGTGACGTCGAGAAGATGGTGGGCTCTTATCTTCAGCATTCTCGAGAGGTGCTCCATAAAATCAGCAGTGGCGGTGATGGCGTCGAAGCCGAGAACGCGATCAAAAGCGAAATGGTCCTCAGTTTGGGTGCTTTAGGATTCTGCATGAGTAGCTTGCTAAGGGAAGTGAGAGAGATCGAGAAGGCCATGAAAGAACTCGTGCAGTGGCATAATCCGACAAGCCAGATAGCGAACTTGCACGACTTTTCTTGCAAGATTCACGCCTTGCGCGGCTGA
- the LOC104432746 gene encoding LOW QUALITY PROTEIN: WUSCHEL-related homeobox 2 (The sequence of the model RefSeq protein was modified relative to this genomic sequence to represent the inferred CDS: deleted 2 bases in 1 codon), translating to MEIGTEDHHHAEAMGGSGGGSPATSRWNPTKEQIGILESLYRQGIRTPTADQIQQITGRLKAYGHIEGKNVFYWFQNHKARQRQKEKQESLAYLNRYFHKSARTAFHPPCPNAVCGPYFVPQSDIGTLYPQCPKVLLPCGIKRRQKTDFVERTKTFCRTGFAYPAHPQGHHHDVTFHQTTESNNDSTVERNQETLDLFPLHPTGRAVQDTSKCSQADHDCSRADQDCSATTSTSSSSEARDGGNNGDQPFFDFFSANGCFCERD from the exons ATGGAGATCGGTACTGAGGACCATCATCACGCGGAAGCCATGGGCGGCTCCGGAGGGGGCTCGCCGGCGACCTCGCGGTGGAACCCGACGAAGGAGCAGATCGGTATACTGGAGAGCCTGTACAGGCAAGGGATAAGGACGCCGACGGCGGATCAGATACAGCAGATAACGGGGAGGCTCAAGGCGTACGGCCACATCGAGGGCAAGAACGTGTTCTACTGGTTCCAGAACCACAAGGCCCGGCAGAGGCAGAAGGAGAAGCAGGAGAGCCTGGCTTACCTCAACCGCTACTTCCACAAGTCTGCTCGCACCGCCTTTCATCCTCCTTGCCCAAATG CTGTTTGTGGACCGTACTTCGTGCCGCAGAGTGACATAGGGACGCTGTACCCACAATGCCCGAAGGTGCTTCTTCCTTGTGGCATCAAGAGGAGACAG AAGACTGACTTCGTGGAGAGAACAAAAACATTCTGTCGTACGGGTTTTGCGTACCCCGCGCACCCCCAGGGACATCATCATGACGTGACGTTCCACCAAACAACTGAGAGCAACAACGACAGCACCGTcgagagaaatcaagaaacttTGGACCTCTTTCCTTTGCACCCAACAGGCAGGGCGGTACAAGATACGTCAAAGTGTTCTCAAGCTGATCACGACTGTTCTCGTGCTGATCAAGACTGTTCGGCAACGAcctccacttcttcttcttcggaggCTCGAGATGGTGGTAACAACGGTGACCAGCctttctttgatttcttctcAGCAAACGGATGCTTCTGCGAGAGAGACTAA
- the LOC104432748 gene encoding inner membrane protein PPF-1, chloroplastic — MARTLISSPQFLGTPLPPPPRRRPPPPRAASPPPARPPHRRHRVKFSFHDIPPVHSFDSSPLDLSSALGRAEGLLYTLADAAVAAADSAAAGADPSSTDVAAQKSGGWFGFISDGMEFVLKVLKDGLSAVHVPYAYGFAIILLTVIVKIATLPLTKQQVESTLAMQNLQPKIKAIQQRYAGNQERIQLETSRLYRQAGVNPLAGCLPTLATIPVWIGLYQALSNVANEGLLTEGFFWIPSLGGPTTIAARQSGSGISWLFPFVDGHPPLGWSDTVAYLVLPVLLVVSQFVSMELMKPPQSDDPAQKNTLLVFKFLPLMIGYFSLSVPSGLSIYWFTNNVLSTAQQVWLRKLGGAKPVVTENASGIITAGRAKRSAAQPARQGERFRQLKEEGKKKLSKALPAEDIDVATGSDADEDGSDEDSPDKGDEVLEGAYASTGSKQTPELNRPRRSKRSKRKRAV; from the exons ATGGCGAGAACCCTAATCTCATCCCCGCAGTTCCTCGGCACGCCCCTCCCGCCGCCccctcgccggcggcctcctcctccgcgGGCCGCCTCACCTCCGCCGGCTCGCCCCCCACACCGCCGCCACAGAGTGAAGTTCAGCTTCCACGACATCCCTCCCGTCCACTCCTTCGACTCCTCTCCTCTCGATCTGAGCTCCGCGCTCGGCCGCGCCGAGGGCTTGCTCTACACGCTCGCCGACGCCGCGGTCGCCGCGGCGGATTCGGCCGCCGCCGGAGCTGATCCCAGCTCGACGGACGTGGCGGCGCAGAAGAGCGGAGGATGGTTCGGGTTCATATCCGATGGCATGGAATTCGTTCTTAAG GTGTTGAAGGATGGACTCAGTGCGGTGCATGTCCCCTACGCATACGGCTTCGCAATTATATTGCTTACTGTAATTGTAAAGATTGCCACCTTGCCTTTGACGAAGCAGCAG GTGGAATCTACTTTGGCCATGCAAAATCTCCAACCTAAGATCAAAGCTATACAGCAAAGATATGCAGGGAATCAG GAAAGAATACAACTTGAGACATCACGACTATACAGGCAGGCTGGGGTCAATCCTTTGGCAG GATGCCTCCCAACTCTAGCAACCATACCTGTCTGGATTGGTCTATATCAAGCTCTCTCTAATGTGGCAAATGAG GGATTATTAACAGAAGGTTTCTTTTGGATCCCCTCTTTGGGTGGACCTACTACAATTGCTGCCCGACAAAGTGGATCTGGCATTTCTTGGCTCTTCCCATTTGTG GATGGTCATCCTCCATTGGGTTGGAGTGACACTGTGGCATACCTAGTTTTACCTGTCCTTCTTGTTGTTTCTCAGTTCGTGTCAATGGAGCTTATGAAACCTCCTCAG TCGGATGATCCAGCTCAAAAGAACACACTACTTGTTTTCAAATTTCTTCCTCTGATGATTGGTTACTTCTCCTTGTCCGTCCCATCAGGATTATCAATCTACTG GTTTACAAACAATGTCCTGAGTACAGCACAACAAGTGTGGTTACGCAAATTAGGAGGGGCAAAGCCTGTCGTGACTGAAAATGCAAGTGGCATCATCACAGCTGGGCGTGCAAAACGATCAGCTGCTCAGCCAGCACGGCAAGGAGAAAG GTTTAGGCAAttgaaggaagaaggaaagaagaagttAAGCAAGGCACTACCGGCAGAAGACATTGATGTAGCGACTGGGTCAGATGCTGATGAAGATGGCTCAGATGAAGATTCTCCAGACAAG GGGGATGAAGTCTTGGAGGGAGCTTATGCTTCTACTGGCAGCAAACAGACACCAGAGCTTAATCGGCCGAGGAGAAGCAAAAGGTCGAAGCGGAAACGTGCCGTATGA
- the LOC104432750 gene encoding uncharacterized protein LOC104432750, translated as MEDSRHNSNLNKNPETASFVPGKKVSQKSLVASRPKTFSKNKFSYRHIASLGHGRISSGVFGDVAFFLLKVAALETVRRFSRAKCPFAWRSLQALQLLCYPPLKWLQRWAPFRGLIKGMQTLSRPLLVLSVATAFSDQDEPTTESLDAVSDSQAYSNVRSDPATLQHTSDTKCTICDEAPQILASENWLVRLHKELEDQGITLPDRMDEDELHRFHVAANGDFSSLVSSIKRTVRWRETYGLLTEEELRAWSNLLFWHGFDLRHRPCLIVRLGLAFVTLPSHERPRFSQAIISQVEYGVLHLVNSESTRITVVVDCHGLSPYRIPMQIMRSCLTLLQDHYPGRLGCVFVIRLSPVLRVIAQTLLQVLRPATREKLRIYGGIYQKVLAESLPTLPLYLGGNCSCKKCRIMNNCDVLQPSETESPNSGADFSVVEDREEQCNVHNYERLRDGSTNWDMAVKTAMLVMLMFLALVTLLSDPENHPL; from the exons ATGGAAGACTCGCGGCATAATTCGAACTTGAACAAAAACCCTGAAACCGCTAGTTTCGTTCCTGGTAAAAAGGTTTCTCAGAAGTCTCTGGTTGCATCAAGGCCAAAAACATTCTCTAAGAATAAATTCAGTTACAGGCACATAGCTTCCCTGGGACATGGCAGAATTAGTAGCGGTGTATTTGGTGATGTAGCATTCTTTTTGCTCAAAGTTGCAGCTCTAGAAACTGTGAGGAGGTTTTCCAGGGCCAAGTGTCCATTTGCTTGGCGCAGTCTTCAGGCTTTACAACTTCTCTGTTACCCACCATTAAAGTGGCTACAGAGATGGGCTCCCTTCAGGGGTTTGATAAAAGGCATGCAG ACATTGTCCAGGCCTCTATTAGTTCTATCCGTAGCTACAGCATTCTCTGATCAAGATGAGCCTACGACTGAAAGTTTGGATGCCGTTAGTGATTCCCAAGCATATTCTAATGTACGTTCAGATCCGGCTACTTTGCAGCATACTTCAGATACCAAGTGCAC GATCTGCGATGAAGCTCCTCAGATTCTAGCATCAGAAAATTGGTTAGTCCGTTTGCATAAAGAACTGGAAGATCAAGGGATTACCTTGCCAGATAG AATGGATGAGGATGAGCTCCATAGATTTCATGTTGCCGCAAATGGTGACTTCTCATCCTTGGTGTCCTCAATTAAGAGGACTGTTCGTTGGAGGGAAACTTACGGACTCCTCACTGAGGAAGAACTTCGGGCTTGGTCGAATTTACTCTTTTGGCATGGATTTGATTTGAGACATAGACCATGTCTCATTGTGCGGCTTGGCTTAGCTTTCGTCACCTTGCCATCACACGAGAGACCTCGCTTCTCTCAAGCTATCA TATCTCAGGTGGAATATGGAGTGCTTCACTTGGTTAATTCTGAAAGTACCCGAATTACAGTTGTCGTTGACTGTCACGGTTTATCTCCATATAGAATTCCCATGCAAATAATGAGATCTTGTTTAACCCTTCTGCAAGATCATTACCCAGGCCGGCTTGGTTGTGTGTTTGTTATACGACTTTCCCCTGTTTTGCGAGTTATTGCCCAGACTCTACTACAG GTTCTGAGACCTGCTACCCGAGAGAAGCTGAGGATTTATGGAGGGATTTATCAGAAGGTTCTTGCCGAGAGTCTTCCCACACTCCCTTTGTATCTAGGTGGAAATTGCAGTTGCAAGAAGTGTAGAATCATGAACAATTGCGATGTGCTTCAGCCTTCTGAGACCGAGAGCCCAAATTCTGGGgctgatttttctgttgttgagGACAGAGAGGAGCAATGTAATGTCCATAATTATGAGAGGCTTAGAGACGGCAGCACTAACTGGGACATGGCAGTGAAAACAGCGATGCTTGTCATGCTCATGTTCCTAGCCCTAGTTACTCTGCTATCTGACCCAGAGAACCATCCCTTATAG
- the LOC104432747 gene encoding CLAVATA3/ESR (CLE)-related protein 46: MCRAAPRMRRQVQAVPVLVRLLIACLLWAFSLRSPTVQAQAVESVRPKARPSPVETAHLYPGNMGPMLGKEKKTRKTPSGPNPTGNHRPPTRH; the protein is encoded by the exons ATGTGCCGGGCCGCTCCGAGAATGAGAAGGCAGGTACAGGCAGTACCGGTACTTGTTCGTCTTCTCATTGCATGCCTCCTCTGGGCATTCTCTCTACGTTCTCCCACTGTGCAGGCTCAAGCGGTTGAATCAG TTCGTCCAAAGGCAAGACCATCCCCAGTAGAGACCGCCCATTTGTACCCTGGAAACATGGGACCTATGTTG ggcaaagaaaagaagacgcGAAAAACTCCATCGGGCCCCAATCCCACCGGAAACCATCGGCCCCCGACAAGACACTGA
- the LOC104432749 gene encoding uncharacterized protein Mb0911c, whose translation MNPALAYVVVYVKDVAKSVAFYAKAFGYTVRRIDESHRWGELESGQTTIAFTPLHQRETDDLTGVVQNPKSGRDRPPVEVCFAYRDVDAAYKRAVESGAEPVSKPEEKEWGQKVGYVRDIDGIVIRMGSYVQAPKQD comes from the exons ATGAATCCGGCACTCGCGTACGTGGTGGTGTACGTCAAGGACGTAGCCAAGTCGGTCGCTTTCTATGCTAAAGCCTTCGGCTACACCGTCCGTCGCATCGACGAGTCTCACCG GTGGGGAGAGCTAGAGAGTGGGCAGACCACGATAGCGTTCACGCCGCTGCACCAACGCGAGACCGATGATCTGACCGGGGTGGTCCAAAATCCCAAGTCCGGCCGCGATCGCCCCCCGGTCGAGGTTTGCTTTGCTTACAGAGATGTCGATGCCGCATACAAG AGGGCAGTGGAGAGCGGCGCCGAGCCAGTGAGCAAGCCGGAGGAGAAGGAATGGGGACAGAAAGTGGGGTACGTCCGGGACATCGACGGGATCGTGATCAGGATGGGGAGCTACGTTCAAGCGCCGAAACAAGACTAA
- the LOC104432751 gene encoding UDP-glucuronic acid decarboxylase 6 → MAKNASNGEHQTTKPPPSPSPLRNSKFFQSNMRILVTGGAGFIGSHLVDRLMENEKNEVIVADNYFTGSKDNLSKWIGHPRFELIRHDVTEPLLVEVDQIYHLACPASPIFYKYNPVKTIKTNVIGTLNMLGLAKRVGARILLTSTSEVYGDPLIHPQPESYWGNVNPIGVRSCYDEGKRVAETLMFDYHRQHGIEIRVARIFNTYGPRMNIDDGRVVSNFIAQALRGEPLTVQMPGTQTRSFCYVADLVDGLIRLMDGENTGPINLGNPGEFTVLELAKTVKELINPEVEIKMVENTPDDPRQRKPDITKATELLGWEPKVKLRDGLPLMENDFRTRLAIAKKI, encoded by the exons ATGGCCAAGAATGCGTCCAACGGGGAGCACCAGACGACAAAACCACCCCCGAGCCCTTCGCCTCTGCGCAATTCCAAGTTTTTTCAG TCCAACATGAGAATCCTGGTCACTGGAGGAGCTGGGTTCATAGGCTCTCACTTAGTGGACAGGCTAATGGAGAATGAGAAGAATGAG GTAATTGTGGCAGATAATTACTTCACCGGGTCAAAGGACAATCTTAGCAAATGGATTGGACATCCAAGATTTGAACTTATTCGACATG ATGTCACAGAGCCATTGTTGGTAGAAGTTGACCAAATATATCATCTTGCATGCCCTGCTTCTCCAATCTTTTATAAGTACAATCCTGTCAAG ACAATCAAGACTAATGTGATTGGCACACTGAACATGCTAGGACTTGCCAAACGAGTGGGAGCAAG GATTTTACTCACTTCAACATCAGAGGTGTATGGTGATCCTCTTATACATCCCCAGCCTGAGAGTTACTGGGGCAATGTCAACCCAATTG GAGTTAGGAGCTGTTATGATGAGGGAAAACGTGTTGCTGAAACTTTGATGTTTGACTATCACAGACAGCATGGCATTG AGATCCGCGTTGCTAGAATCTTTAACACATATGGACCACGAATGAATATTGATGATGGACGTGTTGTCAGCAATTTCATTGCTCAAGCACTTCG AGGTGAACCATTGACAGTTCAGATGCCTGGAACACAAACCCGCAGTTTCTGTTACGTCGCTGATTTG GTTGATGGGCTCATTAGGCTCATGGATGGAGAAAATACTGGACCTATCAATCTTGGGAACCCAG GGGAATTTACTGTGCTGGAACTTGCCAAGACAGTGAAAGAG CTCATTAACCCTGAGGTGGAGATAAAGATGGTGGAGAACACACCCGACGATCCACGGCAGAGAAAACCAGACATCACAAAGGCCACGGAACTGCTGGGATGGGAACCGAAGGTCAAGTTGCGAGATGGCCTTCCTCTAATGGAGAATGACTTCCGAACCAGGCTTGCCATCGCCAAAAAGATTTGA